aaaaaaaggaaagccATCATCTTCATTTTCTGAGCGCGTCAGGCGTCTATATCTCCCTGAGAGACCAGAGTGATGGAGGGGTGGGGGAGTGTATGCAACGATGCTACGATCCACCGGAAGCTAGTGTTTTACAGTTCCAACTGCTAGCAGGAAACTGAAGAATCCAGCAACTggccagctgaaaaaaaaaacacaaaacaaaaacaaacaaaccaacgaACAAACAAAAGCAAACGAACAAAGCATTTCCAAAAAAGGCTGCTGGGGTAACACTGTCTGTCTATAAAGAGGAGAAGTGATTGGCTAGCGGAGTGGGTGTAGCCTTGCTGGCAGAAGGGTTAAAGGGGTTAAGAGTGCAGCTCCTGAAAGGCTGAGGCAAGGAAAGGACAAGAAAGATGAGAAAAGGGTGGTTTACATCTGCGGATTACTTGTCCTCGGGACGCTCTGCAATGCTGGCAGCGGTCAGTGCAGCGCGGTACTGCTGCAGGACGCCCCGCACACTCTTTACAAAGCCTTTGGAGAGAGGAAAGAGCGGGAAGCCAATATCTGGGTATCCGCTCCTTTCCGGGAGAAAGCTCCGGTAGCTcttccttcgtttctttggtctGACGGCCGGCTGGGAATCCGGGAGAGTTTTCCCGGCCTGCTGGGTCATTCCGAACGCGGAGGATGCCCCTTCCGAGCTTTCCGGAGGCTCCGATCCAGCTCCTCCAGCCACAACAGTTCCCTCACAGTCTGAGCTCTGGCTTAGGTCCTGCTGCGCACCTGCTCCAAGAGGCCCACTGGGCCCCACAGTGGAGGGGCTGAGGCCCGAGTCCTCCAGCTCTTCCTCGCTCCTCAGGTCCTGTTTGCTGGGGCTGCTGTGGGCCAGAGCCTGTGGGATTTCCTCCAGCGGTTCCTCCCGCAGGCCTCCTGCAGAGCAGCGTGGGCCTCGCTCAGACACAGAGCCATCCAGATCCAGCCAGCCCTCCAGCCGGTGCACCAGCCTCCAGCCACTGGTGACGAAGTGCTCCCGGATCTCCTGCTGGAACACCTCGATGGGCTGCAGGAGCAGCTGCGTCATGGACTGCACCATCTTTATGAGGGCCATCTCGTTGTAGCAGCGGCTGTTCTCGTAGCCCTCTTGCAGGCCGCGGTCGCTGTCAAAGCCTGCCTCATTGTAGTAGGGCTCGTTGACCAGGATTAGGCCTGGAACaaagacaaaaagtaaaaaataaaacctttttacacAGCACTATGAAATTGCTGGTCTACTGGATGCTTTGGCAAGCTGTTTCTTAGCCACACTAAATATATGTGCAcaccttcctgcaggtttcaactAGAAAACACAAATCTAACACACCCCAGACACAGCCAGATCAGATTCAGAATATCCCTGTTTTGCAAATAGTTTGTACACCATCATAGATTATACTGCTCACCTTGGATGGAGATGAGCACCTGCAGTAGACTTGACTTGCTGGTCCATCTCTCAGTGCCCTAATGAAACAAAATAGAAGATTGTGACTGCAAATACAATCAATCAATGTCAGCATGATTTTATCAAGactacaaaaaagcaaaaactcaacaaagaaaaatattttgtCCCCAACACCTTGCGTTTCATTATGATTGTCTAGTTTTCAAATGTAAGAATTTGGGGTTAATTCCTATCTCTGAAATTATTAACTGGACTAGAGCATGAACAGGGAGCCTCTTCAAGTGTACTGTTTGAGTCTCCAAAGTCCTTTTTTCATAATGGAAATAACAGGCCTTGGCACATATATGTGTGtaatgatacaaaacccttttccTCTGCAGTGAAATaagttaaggggttaaaatgttCTTCACACTTACACAGTGGTTCTTCATGCATTGCTCAAATCCACCTACAGTTCCACCAGTTTTTAGATTACATGTAATTATGTTATGTAATTACACTATGTTATTAATTCTACAATAACCAATGGACTAGTGTTCCTATGCACCAGGGCAAAGAGCAGGAGGACTAAAGGAGCTTACCTTGCCAATCCAGGTGCCCAGTAGACTGACGCACACTTTGCCATTGTCATAGAGGTTGGGGTTGAgccgcccactgcactgggaaAGGTAGCGGAAGAGAGGGGGAACAGCAGGGTAGATGTTGGGAAGCTGGATGTCAAAGAGGAAGAGTCCGTCCTCATAGGGAGTGCGTGTGGGACCCTTGATCAAAGCGGAGAATAGGTCCTGCAAGACAAGATACATGGGTCACAGATAGCCTTATAAAAATAATCTGGTACCTTCAATTAATTACCCATTAACTAACACTGAACTAGCACTAACAACTCAAACAATTTCAGTAACTCCAGTAACTCTGACTACTCCATTTTTGCAGCCTTAAGGATTGTTTTAGATTACACACCATTCGGTCTTCGAAGGTCTTGACCATGATGCCATCTGGCAGTGACGTGGCCAGCAAAGCCATCTCTTTCCTGACCGTGCTAAAAAACTTCTTCGCTTCGGCCGGCTGAAACTCCATCTTCTTGAACGTGTGGGTGTCTGTTGAACATAAAAAGAAACGTCATACATCAAACATCTagttctaataaatgcattcagctactttatgttGCACCAACTGCTGACTCAAAATGCACACACTACTAGTCTCTGCTAGTCACAGATTAAAGATCttactaactaagttaagtaaagctatgcGGTATTAGAAAAATACTTTATGTTACtttatccagcactaaggctggagcattagcggctaatgctaatgcagctccagcctAGACAGGGTTAGgagtaggctacaggccaataatactcaactctgaaaggGGAAAtggtggttagcagctaatgctaatgctacttcagtctCAGTACTGgataactaaactaaaactcttgTATACAGCTCCACTTCAGcggattggctttactgctccttataacctgagtggttaaatttatacataaggtgcacagaaTTAAAAGGCTcactttttgggaaaattaaaggattttaatagtgtgaaaaatacagcaaTGTTATATTATAGTTGTATCACAATTATTTATTGCACAAAATCTAACTGAGCTGCCAACCTTGAAACAATTTTAAGAGTACAAATCCCCAAAATGCatacatgttggcaggtctgctaactatacaaaaatacagttatcatgacaggcctaaacaCACAGCTATAGGAACCACCATAATAGATGTTCTGTGTGTACTGATGATGTTTGATTCAGACAGTGTAGAGATGTACCTGGTGCCCACTCCAGCACTGAGAAAACCTCTCCCTTCGCACTGGTGAAGGTGACACCCGGTTTGCCGCCGCTCTGCTGGCACAGGACAGGGGTGTCGCTGGGCCACTCAGACCGAACAGGCGTCTGTGGTTCAGCGGGAGCCGACGCCCTCTCCTCCTCCGCTGCAGCCTCCATCTTGTCCTCCTCCACGATGGCCACGTTGTCCAGTGTCTTCTTCAGGTTCTCCTGTAGCTTCTTGATGTCATCCAGAAAGCGCTTCTCCTTGGTGGGTTTGGCATCGGCTGGCGTTGTCGCGGCCGTGGCGGCGGACGGCTCTGCAGTGGGGGAGGTTGGGGAGCCGGTCCACAGCTGTTCCACAGTCATGTTCTTCAAACTCTCCAGTATCTTCAGAGCCTCCTTCAGTTCACGGAAGGCCAGGCGCGACGTCTCTTTATTGGGCTTCTCTTCGGACGCAGGCGGTCCGCCTCCACCTAGACGACAGCAGATTTTAGCTTAGAATTGCATGGCAATGCAGTGTACCCCtcagtttctgtttctgttttactgAAATTCTCAAATCCTGTCCACAACAACAACCAAAaaatagtacaataaaaataacacacactactggtcaaaagttttagaactccTCTTTAGAAcccccctttatttttgccatttaggcTCTTCAGCTGTAGTCAATAactggaaagaaaataaataaaagaaaaacaaataaactaaaaacaagttattttagtatagaaaaaaaataaaaataaaaccagaGGAAATTGGTACAGTaggaggtctggctgacccacatggcaacaccagcctttagcttagctgaacattggactaagtctcagttttagcagtgataagaagaattagaggtcagaaaggtgaagtgcagtaatagaGTCTTTGCTAAGATGAAAGAACATAACTTGACGGGACAAGCCTAACTGCCTTTTTTAAAGGACTAGCCGTCTTTAAAGCGCTCTTTGCTATAACACACCTAATTAATCTCAACAGCAAATTCAAAATCAAGCCCTTCCTGAGTTAATGTGAATGATGTGACTGAGCAGGAGGGGGGAGGCAGGAACGCAATTTGACAAGTGCAGTCTCAACTCTATCGACCAACACATTCAATTAAAACCTATATATTACCCTTAATCCAGAAGCCAAGAGGTGCTGATGGCTTAATACTTTTGCTTTAGTAGCTAATAAGTGAAAAAAGCTCATATACAGTCCTCTCCAAAGGTATTGGAACTGTAAGGCCGATCCCCTTGTTTTTGCTTcagactaaaaacatttgggtttaaaTGTTAAAAGATTAATATGAAACAAATTAtgagcttttatttccaggtattcaCATccggatctgatacacagttcagaaaataGCACCTGAGCAACAAAacaatcttttaatgtcaaactcactgttccagtacttatggagggcactgtatacaaACTGGCATGGTGCTAGCTGCTGCACATTCGCCTAAACCACGTGGAAGTATTTTAATAATCTAACAAAAATGTTAAAGTAGTATCTGAAGTACATTAACATAAAGAAAAGCAGTACTTGTTTGTCCGTATCGCCGCTGACGTTGGTCTGTACTTCTGTGTGTGATTACAGGGAACAatatgtcagtgtgtttttgattGATGTAGAAAGAACCCTTTCCTCCAGTACCTGCATTGAGGTCAGCTGTGGGCGTCCCCAGTGCCTCACCGCTGGCCGCAGTGCTGATGGGCGTGGAGACTTTGCCCTCGGCTGGCGCCCCTGTGCCGGGGGTGGAAGCATTGGGGGCTTCCTCTCCCCCCGCACCAGTCTCCTCCTCCACTTGCCCGTTATCCGTCTCCCAGCTATCACTTTCATCTTCCCACTCCTCTGACGAAGCCCCGCTGGTGCTGCCCTCCGCAGAGTCGTAGTACGTCTCTTCAATCTCCGACTCGACGTTATACAGGTGCTGATGGAACAGGAGGACATGGtttatgatgattatgatgaaatttaaataaaacgtTCTAATACTAATCACATGGATCTATCCATTTTGAacttaatctacaatgaagaaaataaattaaataaagaaacagaaatacactgaatgagaaggtgtgtccaaactgcaCTTTTTAAATGTACAAAGTATTTAATACAGGAActatgaatatacagctctgaataaaaataagaatccacttaaaattatgagtttctttgattttaccaaattaaaaacctctggaatataatcaagaggaaaatggatgatcacaagcaatcaaagcaagctgaactgcttgaatttttgcaccaggagtggcataaaattattcaaaagcaatgtgtaagactggtggaggagagcatgccaagatgcatgaaaaccaccaaatattgatttctaaacaccTAAAACTTGATGAATTcgatcttattttcttttaattatttgaggtctgaaatctctatCTTTTCTGCCatttcacccatttctcattttctgcaaataaattctctaaatgacaatattgttatttggaatttgggataaactttgtctgtagtttacagaataaaacaacaatgttcattttactcaaacatatacctataaaaagcaaaatcagagaaactgattcagaaactaaagtgatctcttaattttttcagagctgtatagatgTTTACATTACATGTACAAAAAATATGTTAGGTGGTGGAACAGATACCTGAGGCAGGACAACGGATTTAAAGTTATCGGCCCAAACCACCTCCACCTTACTGCTGACATCAACTCTGCACACCTGGCCCACGGTCCTCTGTACACAACAGATCAACAACCAAATCAGACACTGCACTTTGGCTAACAGCTGAACTGTAACTTTATGCTGATGTGAACACTAAACTACAGAGATCAATAAGGGCAAAGCTTTACTTCATTATTGAAGTCTTCGGAGTCAGAGTTGCCTATCCGGATTACGATGTCCGTAGTATGGAAGTGGAAGTCGGGATGATCTGCAATATCGTAAACACTGACGTCTTCCTCTTCGCCAATCACCTAagcaaagagaagaaagaaacCCCACAAAAATGAATTATACAGATTAATTTATACATAGATAGACAAATGGAGAATTAAAAACAGGAAAATCTCCATTCTTAGGTTTGGACATTTCACAGTTCTTTTTATCAAAGCATCTGTTGGATGATGACTGTAATACAATAGATCAAGTTGAGATCAGGAAACTGGCAACATTACATGTTGGACACCGACCAATCATTGCTCATGTTCTTGCCTGAGTTTGTTGGACCATCTGTCAATCACTGTTAGAGCAGTTCTGTGAGATTTTCTAGCAGTTGTGTGTTCAGAAGGGAAAAATAATATTTATCTTTCAGTACTTGGTACTGTACCTCCCCGATGAGAGGTACTATTTCTATGGCTCAAAAACAACATTTACATATTGGTAAACGTCATAAAACATGTCATGAGACCTGTCAAACTAGTGAGAAAAGATAGatgaggaagatagatgatcacaagccaccaaaccaagctgaactgcctgaatttttgcaccaggagtggcatgaagttatccaaaagcagagtgtaagactggtggaggagaacatggcaagatgcatgaaaactgtgattaaaaaccagggttattccaccaaattttgatttctgaactcttaaaactttaaactttctttctttgcattatttgtggtctgaaagctctgcatcttttttgttatttcagccatttctgcaaataaatgctctaaatgtcaatatttttatttggaatttgggagaaatgttgtttgtagtttataggataaaacaacaacgttcattttactcaaacatacacctctaaaaagcaaaatcagagaaactgactcagaaactgaaatggtctatttaatttttttctgaactgtatatataaaaatcccTCAGTACtgaatattccacagccaactgatagtggtattataacaaagtggaagcagCAGGAAATGAAACCAACTCGCTGAGGCGCACAGTGCGCAAAGATCACCAACGTTCTGCAGAGTTAATGACTACAGACCTCCAACCATCATGTGACCTTCAAATTAGCTCAAGAACATTGCGTAGAGAGCTTGCCTAAATGCAATGCAGGCAAGCAGATATGATTGGCGATATAGTGTATGATTAAGAAAGACAGAATGTAAAAGAGTGTAAAAAGAAGATTTTAAGTAGACATATTTACATATCTGGCATAGAAATGTTTAGAATATTCCTTTGATTTAAGCAAGTTACACGATAACGTTTTTGAATTAATTTGCCTTACTGTATACTAAATCTTGTgatgtaaatgctgcacatgctcgCACTGTGATGACTGCGCTGCATTTTATAAGAAAGGGCTTTACCTCCACGTCGTCTCCAGCAGAGTTCAGTTTGATCCACTTTACTGCACACGTCCTGGCCTTGTGGTCACCTGACTGAATGACACCATACACACCAGGGTCCTGCAGCGCTTGAGCTGCAAATCAATCACATACAATTAATGTTAACTGTTCAGCTGTCTACATTTCTCCTCACACTCTGTTCATGCACATCAGGTACTGGGTGCAGCAGATGGGCTGATACTCACGCCGTTTGTCCACTACATAATCTCCAGGGCAGAACTCGTGGTTGTCCAGGTGCTGGATCGGGATGAGGTCATTAGAACGAATTCCCGTCTCCAGTCGCCCGTCCTTCCACATGACATCAGCAGAAGTAACAGTGGAAACCACCTCCACAGCCACCCTACAAACACAaaaacgggaaaaaaaaaaaaaatctgtgctttTTAAGTGTATTCGATgggataacaaaaaaataaataaaacgggataataaataaaagtgtagTAGCTTTTTGTAGCAATTGGCAAAATTAACGAAAACCTGTGAAAACTTATGTTAAGTACTCTCTATGTGGAATTTAGGCAAATTTTTTATTATGATCCGTTttggattaatatttttttctttaaaattgaaAGCAGTACTATTACTGAGTAGGGTGGGgacatatataatattataataaattgcATCAATTTTCCTACGTTATTATTTCACATACATTCACCAAAAAAAGGGTATCTGAGAGGTCATGCGAAACTTTTTTCAGACtataacagcttttgctggtCACCTGGAGAACCATGGTGCTGCTAATAGAACAGAACAGACAACTCCGTAATTAACTGCTGATTCACACATCCTTAATCCAAAGAAACGCAGAATTAAAACTGAGTGCAACAAGTGCTCGTTAAAATCACCAGATAGATCCAATCTTAAAGGAGACGGCTCCACAACTCACATAATAGAAGTGTTTAGTATGCTTAGTGCAATAATGTGAATTATAACAGTGAATCTCTACTATCCATGCTTTTGAGCAAATGTAggattttaacatgtatttatcaaGAAGAAACTGCTAGAAGTCCTGTGtatgttagcaacattagcctagaaTCACACATTGTTAACAAAAGACACACATATCATCTACTAGAACCTGTCTTTGAATGACTGCATGTGATGGAAATGAAcaccttttcagattttttcaagTATTAATTATTCTAAAATTCTTGAACCACACCTTAAACCATGCCTTGCTTCCTTTCAAGGTTTTTTCCTctgtctgagggagtttttccttccCACTGTTACCATTGTGCTTACTCAAAAAAGAATTGGTCCCATATATTTGTTACATATAAAGCTGCTCTGTACCAACATTTACTGTAAAATGCTTTATCAATAAATTTAACTGAACTTAAGTAAATTGAACCAAATTGTGGCGTAATTCATGTTAATGCACTGAATCTTTTATTTAAAAGACAGATAAATTCAAAGTAGAATTAGTGATCTAGACCCCTGAGAAACACTTTACTGTGTGCAGCATTGCAGCAGATCAAGCTCAGGCCACAGGTGGACGAGGAGTGAAGACACTTACTGATATTTCAAACAAGGCTGGAGACATTGTACAAAATCCCGAGCAAGAGCGATCAATAAACACGTCTGAGTGTctgaaagtgtgagtgtgtgtgtgtgtgtgtgtgtgtgtgtgtgtgtgtgtgtgtgtgtgtgtgtgtgtgtgtgtgtgtgtgtgcagggtgtTAAATGTCCCCGGCAACAGCCGATACGGTACTTGCCCTGTACTTCTGTCCCCTAGTGACAACTCTTAGGGTGTAGATCAGAACAGTATGATAATCATCACCATCATACAAAAACCCTGTATGTCTCTTTTGCTATGTTGACTTTTAGACGTCACTAGCAGCTGGTCTTCATTTTGTGTCAGAATTTTATAattaatagaccaatagaaatgttccaaaaggACTTGAAATTAAAAATTTCACACTGATTTGCACTCATACCCTGAATCATTACTGAATCAACGTGCACAAAACCTtaacattttttgcactatacggCACACTTAagatcctttcattttccccaaaaatctccagtgtgccttataatctggtgcatcttatgtatgaattttaccaatcaggttgtaaagagcggtaaagccactctgctaaagtacatcattatacaggagtttcagtttagttttacagcagtattagcataagctgctaaaCGTGCTGAGCACTAGCTTTTTGGCCGTCCAGAGatgagtgttatcggcctgtaccctgctgctaactccagctagcactgctggagcagcattagcattagcttctaaccacagtgctagccgatttgctgttcagaggcaagtat
This DNA window, taken from Astyanax mexicanus isolate ESR-SI-001 chromosome 5, AstMex3_surface, whole genome shotgun sequence, encodes the following:
- the ube2o gene encoding (E3-independent) E2 ubiquitin-conjugating enzyme UBE2O, with translation MADPAEAAATAAVPPQTSPALSPALSPGSEPPSMALSPSAGGAQRLLFSHDLVSGRHRGSLRFGLVRMIHGEEDFEESDSDVEDGGGRGGGGGGGGVGGGGGGSGAGGGGGGGGGGGGGGGGGGGGGGGGGGGCIPGNSDTESGAADSRTWPLGRGFVRVQWYPEGTKQDVRETKLKLEDRSIVPRDFVRRMNSNDKQCGIVTNINTECAVKLVGTNCCLYPVNSRDLQHIWSFMYGDYIVYDFWLGKVYDLSNHIILKLSNGARCSMSEEDGAKLYDVYPHVSDSGLFFDEAYGFYPGQVLIGPAKVFSNVQWLYGVKPVLSKKSKFRVVVEEVQVVELKVTWITKSYSPQGSDSVFPPPSTITQENLCKVKRLGYFDHTQRQLGERALYVFPAKSDATRITCEGPEGAPVLPEDPVIRKVKRMFKKHPGKKTTESADPQSNSVQPTGKTEEAEIPEPLQDCTEEDPVTQCANNGPVPTPEPAEDGGDQVDVPQGQWPQLGELESDEEQVEDTDDTSSITSSASSTASLQSGPSRKKSIPLSIRNLKRKHKKKKTKFSREFKPGDRVAVEVVSTVTSADVMWKDGRLETGIRSNDLIPIQHLDNHEFCPGDYVVDKRPQALQDPGVYGVIQSGDHKARTCAVKWIKLNSAGDDVEVIGEEEDVSVYDIADHPDFHFHTTDIVIRIGNSDSEDFNNERTVGQVCRVDVSSKVEVVWADNFKSVVLPQHLYNVESEIEETYYDSAEGSTSGASSEEWEDESDSWETDNGQVEEETGAGGEEAPNASTPGTGAPAEGKVSTPISTAASGEALGTPTADLNAGGGGPPASEEKPNKETSRLAFRELKEALKILESLKNMTVEQLWTGSPTSPTAEPSAATAATTPADAKPTKEKRFLDDIKKLQENLKKTLDNVAIVEEDKMEAAAEEERASAPAEPQTPVRSEWPSDTPVLCQQSGGKPGVTFTSAKGEVFSVLEWAPDTHTFKKMEFQPAEAKKFFSTVRKEMALLATSLPDGIMVKTFEDRMDLFSALIKGPTRTPYEDGLFLFDIQLPNIYPAVPPLFRYLSQCSGRLNPNLYDNGKVCVSLLGTWIGKGTERWTSKSSLLQVLISIQGLILVNEPYYNEAGFDSDRGLQEGYENSRCYNEMALIKMVQSMTQLLLQPIEVFQQEIREHFVTSGWRLVHRLEGWLDLDGSVSERGPRCSAGGLREEPLEEIPQALAHSSPSKQDLRSEEELEDSGLSPSTVGPSGPLGAGAQQDLSQSSDCEGTVVAGGAGSEPPESSEGASSAFGMTQQAGKTLPDSQPAVRPKKRRKSYRSFLPERSGYPDIGFPLFPLSKGFVKSVRGVLQQYRAALTAASIAERPEDK